The Dreissena polymorpha isolate Duluth1 chromosome 2, UMN_Dpol_1.0, whole genome shotgun sequence nucleotide sequence AGTTGTTTTAAAGAACTTTCATGtggtaaataaaatatgatacaGCGTGATTGTTATGATCCTAAATTGGTTTTATAACCTAATTTGTTTcagtatataataattaaactgttaaaagggaggtaattcggtACATAGTTTGAATATGTATAGTTTTAGCTTCgcacaagggagataattacgTAAATATTTTGACTGATAtccaaataacatttattttatagttaCTCCCCTTATTTATAATTTAGCCACTAAATATGTTCGTCTGCAATCAAATGTCAAGCAAAAGAtccattttaatataataatatgaagGAAACCAAACAGCATGGTAAAATTATTTACCCCATTTTTATTGACTAATGTAGTTTTAATAGAAATTTGTGTTCTTTTTGTTCAACAGAGTGCATTAATATTTAATGACATGAAAACAAATTGTGTTGGTTTTGTTTACAACTACAAGTACAAGACGTTCCTAACGAAATATACGATTTGGTCATTAAAGAGTCAAGGTTTGTATTTTAATCAGAGAATAAAATATGAAGTAATTGCTTCTTAATCGTGACACAATTCAAATTATTCTAAACACTGAACCAACAAAAACTTTAATTCCAGATTAACATTTTTAccttaaattaatgttataattaattaatattaaatacaatgtGCATTTTAGGTAGATGATTGAACTCCAGTCACTCATCAATATTCTCTACgcagaaaataaacaataaaaatgacataaaatcATGTCGAATTCCAAAAAACGGAAATCCCAAGAGTCGAATGCAATACCTTCCAATTTTCAGTGCATTTTACATGCAAATGGGCTTAATGATTATGGAGACTTTGTGACTCTTAATTCATTAAAACTCTCTGCTGAAGAAAAGCTAGCTCAACTGCACTCAATTCGAAACAAGCGATTACAGGAATCATGCGACTCACCATATCGCATGCATGACGTTTGTTTTAATATCCCTAAAACAATAAGTGAAATCGACTTGGGTACAACTGGTTACCATCGTGGATGCTACCAAGCTTTTACCAAAAATCAGGATCGCTTAAGTCAATGGAAAGCTAGTGAAACCCCTAATCAAAAACATCATTCTCCGAGGATTGCTCCCAATGCACTAAATACATTTCCACCAGAATGCATTTATTGCAACAAATTAGAGCGTAGGGCTTCTCATAATACCGGTACTGAGAGATGTGTCCCATTTTCGATGAAAGTGTCACACTGGAAGCAAATAGAACCACATGCATTACAAATGGAACAGTTCTCATTGTATCGAAAGGTGCAAGGGGAAGATCTGGTTGCAAAATCAGCCATGTACCATGATACATGCCAGAAAAAATTTGAACTAAAATACTTTAACTTTTTGAAACGAAAACAGCCGAAGTCTGTCTCAGGTGACAGCCTCCAGAATCGCCGAATTTCAGCAGAAGCTCATGTATATGCTTGTTTACGTGAGATCATTTTAGAAAAAGTATTATCAAAAAAAGAGCTTGTTCCCTTAAAATCAATGACAGATTTTTACAAAACTGAAATGAGCAAACGCGGCTTTCCAATGTTGAATTTTAATAACAGAACTCTAAAGGTTTGGTTGCAAACGGAAGATATTGGCCAAAATATTAAATTCACAAACGTAAATGGCGTGGGATTCATAAAGAATAGCATTATGTTTAACGCAAGCATGACAGTGGCGGAAGCAATTGGTAGTGCATTTGATTTTGAATTAATTTCAAACCAGGGAGATTTCGCATTGGACATTCGCAAAAGTCTAAAACAGGCTTTTGTTGATGCTAAACCACTACCGTGGCCCCCGACAGCAGACGATCTTGATGCTTATGCACCTGAAGATATCATTCCTAAGGAACTGTTGTCATTCCTTACAAAGCTAATATGTGGAGAATCGGACGTTGCAAACAGTGAAAAGTATCGCATCATACTTTCAATTGCCCAGGTAAGTGTctttaaccaaaacatttgtATATACCACTTCaaaaaaattatcaattaatacaaatacattgtaaaaacaacaagaaatgtgaaattgaaattgtatatctTTCATTTTCTAGGATATTTGCCGTGCTGTAACAAATGGCGAGTGGAAGTTTTCCAAGCACATTTTGTTATGTACAACGGTTCGGCATCTCTATCGCAGCAAGATACTCACTACAATGTTGAGCCGCCTGGGTCACTGTGAGTCATACGATTTTAGTTTAGAACTTGAAACATCATTAGCAAGAGCAATCAACGACTCGACGACGACTCTTACTCCTCTCATTGTAACTGGTGAGGGCAATCAGGTTTTTCATGTGGAGTGGGATAACCTTAACAAAATAACCACTAATGTACACGGCCCAAATGTAGTGAATCGAACAGCGGGTATTATGGTTCAAGAAGTTAAACCTGGTTTTGTTGCTACACATTCTGATCGCACATTAAATGTATACGAGCGATCAAAGGCTCGTTCCCTGAAAGCTGATGGAAATCAAAGCTTGCCACCATTAACCATACCACAACGTTGCGGTCCGAGATTTCCTAAAGGAGCCGTGTTCACTCCACGTTCTGAAAACTATGAGTCGTATTTAAAAGGCCTTGCTTGAGTATCGTCTCTGGTCGGTAGCTCGAATAGTTGGCAGTAGTGGAGATGGACAGATCTATCCAGGATTCGGGGGTTTCATTTCGATGACCGGTAACTGTCCTGAACGAAAATCCACAATCGACTATTTTACTCCGATAGATCAGCCTTTTACGGACTATGCAACGGTTGCAGAACTTCTTGAACAGTCTGAACTGGCTACTCAGGAGGTTGGACAAAAGTACGTTCTGTCTACATTTGATCTGGGCGGATGTATGAAGGCGCTCCCATTGATTTGGAAGTTTCCTGATAAATACAAATACCACGTTGTCACGCCGGGTGCATTCCATACGGCTATGAATTACATTGGAATgctaacaaaaaacaaatgttcagGGTCAGGATACGCAGAGATCCTCATAGAAGCCGGGTTGGTAACGACCGGATGCCTGCAAAGTGTACTTAGCGGTAAGGCTTATGCGAAGGCGTTGTTCTGCTTAAAGTCCGTTACAGAAGCAATGGAGCGCTTGCTTTTTGAAAGCTTCATGGATATGCAACAGAATGCAGGCGAATTTAATTCGACGACGCTGATGAAGCTGGTCTCAATTGCTAGCCGCAAAACATTAGAAGATGCATTAAATGACCAGTCTTTGATGGATTGTATTGACCAATACATACGTTTTGAAGAGTCTGTACGAACCGGCGTATTGGGAAAAACAGCAAAGTTTTGGTTGAGTGTTGTTGACCATTCACGTTTGGTCATGATGTTGCTGTATTCTGTAAAGACTAACAACCTGATGTTATTTCACGAATGTTGTGGCCAGATGGCAGAGCTGTTCTTTGCATTTGATGGCCCTAATTACTCTAGGTAGTACTTAACATTCTTATACATAGTAAGTTTGGGTCAACATGTGTTCACGAGTGTGTAAAATGTAATTAATGCTTAACCAAAATGTTATATAAGGTTAAAAAACcgtgttagaaattattttttaattacatttcaaCAATGTGcgctatttaaatttaattttgataaataacaaaatataatggcCATTGTAAATTAGCAGTgactaaataaaataattatacaaatattatatatttctattttcaTGCAGGTACCTGACATGGTTGGATGTATTCCTTACCAACATTGACCTAACACATCCTGGAGCCAAAGAACTGTTACAAAAGGGTGGGATTTCAGTAACACGGTCCCTTATCCCAGGTGCTTGTAGCGCGGTAGACAAGACAATGGAGGAAACTTTCATGAGATTTGCCAAATCTGCTGGTATGCAAgctgtttattgtatttttataacaGTAATATTCTTCACGATACAGGGTCAGTAAATTATTATTGCACACGAGAATGAATTTAAACAATAACTGATAAGTGTACTAATCAGTAAATGAAAATGCGGCATATACAATGTAAAATAAGTAATATAATAACACCTTTGATGATTAGGAATATCAAACTCATATACGTTATACACTGTGCTTGTTTAATTTTAGGAGGGTTTACAGGTCTTTTCTCCATGTTCTCTATGTTTGGGGCATACCAGCGTTGGTGTAGAACTACATCAACGCGAGTCCGCTTCTATGAAAAGATGTTGGACATGTGCGGATTAATAGAAGATCCTGATTCACCGAAGGCCGGGCGACATCGTGAATTGGAACGCGCCGAAATCCGAAAGTCGGAAGAGGCAGTTGTCAACACAATGGCAGCAATACGCAGTTTTTCTAATCCGTTTATATCCACAGACAAGGAGCATTTATACAGGTACATATACTTTAATTGTTAATGATAATAAGGcatatatataacacatttaaaactattttggtttagtcatgttgttgtttttcaataatcATAAAGTAGTCTAACCAGTCTTAACAAAACTTAAGTAATGTATCATATGTGCAGTCTCGCATCTGGTGCTCCAATTCCTTTTGATGCTGAGCATGATGTTCTTCGAGCAGAGTTAGTAGGGAAAGAAGCCAAGGCAAAATTTATATCTGAACGACTGACTAGTGGAGCAGCGCCATCCAGGTTTTTCGACCCTCTGCCAAGGAATAGATTGAAAACAATGGAGGCTGCAAACAAAACAGTAAAGCTAACTGCACCGCAAGGAAAAGTAATACATCTTTATAATATATCACCTTGTGCAAAAACTTAGAGCCACGTGGTATTTCAATTGTTAAAACAGCCCAGGTTTGTGGCTAAGATGCttctattattttctgaaagtaaCTCTCTGTATTACATTTTCATTACTCTTAATTATAACAGTTCCGTGTTTGATTTGGTTTCGTTTTAGGTTGTCCAGTATTAGGAGCAGAGTAATCTAGCCTTTATGCTCCTAGTCAAGGCTCAGTCTTCAAACCATGCCTTAGATCTGGATGAACTTATGCGGTATCCGCTCACACCAGTGCCACATAGCCTTGGTAGCCCTGATGGTTTTTTGTGCAAGACCAATAAAGCTACCCTTATGAATGCAATTCTACAGGATGTGGCTCCTTCATCATCTCCAAATAATGACACATTATTTATACAAGATGGTAATGCATTATTCCATGAGCTAACAAACCTTACTCCAACATTTGGTGGTATATGTCTACAGTTATTAGACATAATGGTTTCAAAAAAGGATTTTGTCTTTTCCACCGATAGTTACTTTCCAAACTCAATAAAAGGACAAGAGAGAATGCGAAGGGGCTGCTGTCAGAAGTTTAACATTGATGGACCGGCAACTCGTCGTCCAGTCGATTTTAAAGAATTCTTATCAAATGATGACAACAAGATGCAGCTTTGTAACCTCTTACTGCGCGTATGGGGTAGTCAAATGGCAGCATCCAGACTTGAGAGGTGTGGAACAGCAATAGTGGTCGTTAGTGGCAGGGCATACAAATTGCAAACAACTAACAATGAGGTATACACTATCACGTTTTAAAGTgcaattatacatttaatgtatatgttttataagaaaataatgtttgtttcacGCTTATAAAGTTTTAGCCTATTTGCCTTAAAACAATGTCACGCTATTTGATGCTTTATTATATTCCAGGTGAAGACAGAGGAAATACACAGCTTGGCGTCAAATCAAGAGGAAACAGATACCAGAGTGGTCCTGTATATGCACTATGGTGCAAAGCTCGGATACAAGTCTGCCGTAGTGCGAACTCCTGATTCtgacatattttttataagtcTCCACCATGCAACATCTGTGCCGCTGACAATCTTTCTAGATGTTGGTACAGGGAAACAGAGAAAGGTTTGAACAATTCAAAacatgagagagagagagagagggagagagagagagagagagagagagagagagagagagagagagagagagagagagagagagagagagattaatatattatatattaaatcatGACCGTCGTAAACTACttaatttatatacattatatttgttataatacttatactactactactgataataatcttaacacacacacacatgcatgcaCGCAAGCACAAATAATCGcgcacaaacaaacacatacacattAATTCAagtacaatattatatttgaaataggTGCTGAACATCAGTGAACTATCAGAAGCTCTAGGTGTCAACTATTGCGCAGCCCTCTTAGGTCTTCACGTTTTCACTGGAGAAGATGTGACAAGTGCATTTAAGGGCAAGGGAAAGATAGTACCACTCAGAAAGTTGCAAAGTTATCCAAAATATCTAGAAACATTCAGGTATGTGCATGAAAACACAATTCATGAGATTATCTCCCACACAAGTTTAAttggaataaattaaaaaataaattcttcatataataaatatgtatgtatatatatatatatatatatatatatatatatatatatatatatatatatatatatatatatatatatatatatatatatatatatatatatatatatgtattctcTTTGTCTTCACTTTGTAGGACGTTGGGAGATGCATGGGTAGTGGCGGAAGAAGTGATACAAATGCTTGAAGcatttgtttgtttgatatatGGATTCCCAAGGGAAAAATCTGTAAACACATGCCGAGCACTTCTTCTAAAGAAAATGGTTGGAGAAGACGAAGTTTTGACTGTTAAGTCTAAAGTTGACCTTTCAAGGTTACCACCTTGCCAGGACAACCTATGTCAGCATGTCTTCAGGACAAACTATCGTCTTGCCATATTGAAGAAGGCCAACAACTCCACAATAGAGTGTCCAGAACCATTTGACGATAATCAAGGATGGATTGTAAAGGACAATGTGTTGGAGCCATTATGGGCCAAGGGTCCAATTCTGCCTTCAAATTTAATTGACATTCTGGACCATGTGAACGCAGAATTTGATGAGAAAGAAGAAGATGAGGAAGATGTTGACTTCCTCGAACTGGAAATGACACTGTCAGATGAGGATTAATCTGTATCTGACATTGTCGTTTCCAGTTCGAGAAAATCAATATCTCCCtcatctacccccccccccaaaaaaaaaacaacaacacattcaGGCTCTTAAGTATGTTTTTAATGGCACTGTTTGtgttaaaacaagtatttttaatttgtatttgttggCTTCTTACCATTGAAGTGAAATATTACCACATTATCTGTTATATGCTTACTGTGTGATATTATAATGCATTActtttgtatataaatgatatgttttcGTGTTTTTTAACGGTAAACATACTATTATCAGTTAGGGAAAtgcattcaatattaaaaaacattgtgAATGCACTTGTAAGTGTCAGAAACAatctttatacataaacataacaagttaaaaaAGCTAGTACGtctcaaaatatatattaacatgcaCATTAGgaattttttcttcaaatttgtaaTTTACTCCACCCACTTTTATTGTCTTATATATcataattattgataatattcacatgaaatgttatattattatattccttGGTCCCATATGTGTACATAAATTTAGTTAGGATGATAATTGTACTTAAACTGCTTTTCaggtacaaattgaaacatgtcataagccaaaaaagcattatttttggCACCTTTTTTTCATATATGTagtcattattttcataaaatgtataatatttcaccaaaaaatgtatttttttaataagaataatacgttattaattgcttaaattaaaaaagtTACCAAAAtctaggaaaataaatgttgttagtgTCATTTGCGAAATAACGGTATTTTCAAAGTTTTgggtcggccatcttggcggccatcttggatttagaccccATGGGAACACTTTTTTTCTTGGGAACAAAATTTTTCTTTCACCCGAGgcaatgtagaacatcatcagcatattaaaaaaaaaccttcCAATCATGCATGgtggacctccgttcctactagactattAGTTCACTGCATATTTAAGAATTAGTTCTTTGATTACCCTTTCGGCAGGTTAAACAAAAGACAGACTCGTCATATTATACAATGAATTCAGTACAGAGGGGCAATATATGGTACTAATAGCATAATCAGTAACAAATTTCTTTGTGTGTATatctatatatacataattaaaataactattgcaaaATGCAATTAAAGGAAACTTAACAGTCAAAGAAACTCAAACAATTATCAATACAGAAAGAAacatgaaacaaacaaatattgctcAATTagcataataaagaaaataatt carries:
- the LOC127865978 gene encoding uncharacterized protein LOC127865978, whose product is MTVAEAIGSAFDFELISNQGDFALDIRKSLKQAFVDAKPLPWPPTADDLDAYAPEDIIPKELLSFLTKLICGESDVANSEKYRIILSIAQDICRAVTNGEWKFSKHILLCTTVRHLYRSKILTTMLSRLGHCESYDFSLELETSLARAINDSTTTLTPLIVTVSHLVLQFLLMLSMMFFEQS
- the LOC127865976 gene encoding uncharacterized protein LOC127865976, which gives rise to MLLVKAQSSNHALDLDELMRYPLTPVPHSLGSPDGFLCKTNKATLMNAILQDVAPSSSPNNDTLFIQDGNALFHELTNLTPTFGGICLQLLDIMVSKKDFVFSTDSYFPNSIKGQERMRRGCCQKFNIDGPATRRPVDFKEFLSNDDNKMQLCNLLLRVWGSQMAASRLERCGTAIVVVSGRAYKLQTTNNEVKTEEIHSLASNQEETDTRVVLYMHYGAKLGYKSAVVRTPDSDIFFISLHHATSVPLTIFLDVGTGKQRKVLNISELSEALGVNYCAALLGLHVFTGEDVTSAFKGKGKIVPLRKLQSYPKYLETFRTLGDAWVVAEEVIQMLEAFVCLIYGFPREKSVNTCRALLLKKMVGEDEVLTVKSKVDLSRLPPCQDNLCQHVFRTNYRLAILKKANNSTIECPEPFDDNQGWIVKDNVLEPLWAKGPILPSNLIDILDHVNAEFDEKEEDEEDVDFLELEMTLSDED